One part of the bacterium genome encodes these proteins:
- a CDS encoding aconitate hydratase: protein MGLGVVEKIIKEHLLKGKMISGEEITLKIDQTLTQDATGTMAYLQFEALEIQKIKTELSVSYVDHNTIQDSFENADDHCYLQTAASKYGAYFSRAGNGICHQVHLERFAEPGKTLLGSDSHTPTAGGMGMLAIGAGGLDVAVAMGTCEYTLRYPRIIRINLEGKLNPWINAKDIILTILKMFGTKGNVGTIIEYGGSGLKSLDVPERATITNMGAELGVTTSAFPSDFLTKRFLAAENRESAWKELKADSDAKYKKVINIDLAEIEPMLACPHSPGNVVPVRELAGKRVDQVIIGSCTNSSYNDLKTVAHIVKGHKIPQNVSFVVAPGSRQVLKMITDDGSLSTLIDAGARIAECVCGFCIGNSHAPATGAVSIRTSNRNFKGRSGTQSASVYLSSPQTAAACALSGIITDPRDLKELVFPSFDLPKKFHIDDTMIIHPAPEGKKTKIHKGPNIGDPPKNKPLSENINAKIAIKVGDEITTDHIMPAGSRLKYRSNIKKYSQFVFEEIDPSFTSRCKDNKLDGYSNIIVAGLSYGQGSSREHAAMCPMHLEVKAVIAKSIERIHRTNLINFGILPLIFIKPDYYKHLNAGDIVEIRSIEKIITKNAKLVLKNKTKNVDIELKYDFTEKEKQIIVAGGLLNYIKRKDKQ, encoded by the coding sequence TTGGGTTTAGGTGTAGTAGAAAAAATCATAAAAGAACATCTCCTGAAAGGGAAAATGATATCTGGTGAAGAAATTACTCTAAAAATAGACCAGACCCTTACACAAGATGCTACAGGAACAATGGCCTACCTGCAGTTTGAAGCTCTTGAAATTCAAAAGATAAAAACAGAGCTATCTGTCAGTTATGTTGATCATAATACTATACAAGATAGTTTTGAGAATGCTGATGACCATTGCTACCTTCAAACTGCTGCTTCTAAATATGGAGCTTATTTTTCCAGAGCTGGAAATGGAATATGCCATCAGGTGCATCTGGAAAGGTTTGCGGAGCCTGGAAAAACACTTCTTGGTTCGGATTCCCACACTCCAACAGCCGGAGGGATGGGAATGCTTGCTATCGGAGCAGGTGGATTAGACGTGGCTGTGGCAATGGGAACATGCGAATATACCCTGCGTTATCCCAGAATCATCCGCATCAATCTGGAAGGCAAATTAAATCCATGGATAAACGCAAAGGATATAATACTTACAATTTTAAAGATGTTTGGCACCAAAGGAAACGTTGGAACCATAATAGAGTATGGAGGCAGCGGGCTTAAAAGCCTAGATGTCCCTGAAAGGGCAACCATAACCAATATGGGTGCAGAGCTTGGCGTGACAACATCAGCTTTTCCAAGCGATTTTCTTACAAAAAGATTTCTTGCAGCTGAAAATAGAGAAAGTGCGTGGAAAGAATTAAAGGCAGACTCAGATGCTAAATATAAAAAAGTAATAAACATTGATCTTGCTGAAATTGAACCCATGCTGGCGTGTCCTCATAGCCCGGGTAATGTTGTTCCCGTAAGAGAACTAGCTGGGAAAAGAGTAGATCAAGTAATCATTGGCAGTTGCACCAACTCTTCCTACAATGACCTTAAGACAGTTGCTCATATAGTCAAAGGACATAAAATTCCACAGAACGTAAGCTTTGTAGTTGCCCCAGGTTCAAGGCAGGTATTAAAAATGATAACAGATGACGGCAGCCTTTCCACCTTGATTGATGCAGGTGCCAGAATTGCAGAATGTGTATGTGGGTTCTGCATTGGGAATAGCCACGCTCCAGCCACAGGAGCAGTAAGCATCAGAACCAGTAATAGAAATTTCAAGGGTCGCTCGGGAACTCAATCTGCTTCTGTTTACCTATCAAGTCCCCAAACAGCTGCGGCATGTGCGCTGTCTGGAATAATCACTGATCCACGTGATCTTAAAGAACTGGTTTTTCCATCCTTTGATCTGCCAAAGAAATTTCATATAGATGATACTATGATCATTCACCCGGCACCTGAGGGCAAAAAAACAAAGATACATAAAGGTCCGAACATTGGAGATCCTCCTAAAAACAAACCTTTGTCTGAAAACATCAATGCTAAAATTGCAATTAAGGTAGGAGATGAAATTACCACTGACCATATAATGCCTGCAGGATCAAGATTGAAATATCGCTCCAATATTAAAAAATACTCTCAATTTGTATTTGAAGAAATTGATCCATCTTTCACGAGCCGATGTAAGGACAATAAATTAGATGGTTATAGTAATATTATTGTGGCTGGACTGAGTTATGGACAGGGTTCAAGCCGCGAACATGCAGCTATGTGTCCAATGCATCTAGAAGTAAAAGCTGTTATTGCAAAATCTATAGAAAGAATCCATAGAACCAATTTAATAAACTTTGGCATCCTGCCTCTTATCTTTATAAAACCAGATTATTATAAGCATCTAAATGCAGGAGATATTGTGGAAATTCGAAGTATAGAGAAAATAATAACAAAAAATGCGAAACTAGTTTTAAAAAACAAAACCAAGAATGTTGATATTGAGTTAAAATATGATTTTACCGAAAAGGAAAAACAGATAATAGTGGCAGGAGGTTTATTAAATTATATAAAAAGAAAGGACAAACAATAA
- a CDS encoding tetratricopeptide repeat protein: protein MKAITIFAIFFLFSSSAYSYSQSDTELFQLSDANRKKAEEYFVLAEKHVDNEEIKKAVKYYKLAIKYSPAYVEAYYNLGKVYDKQDKLDKAISQYTFALKYNPKYIKAYNCLMEIYKKLGQIEQMAGHYKFAISYDPKYSWAYFNLAGLYFDLNNTPDAIKNLKLAVKHSPQYSDSYNNLGVIYWKQGKLEKAEEQYKLAIKHDPKHVVSYNNLGAVYLQEDKLAQAEKQLKLAIKYDPKFYYAYYNLGLVYAKQAKPELSVAQMKFAISNNHYLSDTANNRGIAYYQRQWRN, encoded by the coding sequence ATGAAAGCAATCACCATATTTGCAATATTTTTCCTGTTTTCCTCTTCCGCGTATTCTTATTCTCAATCAGACACAGAGCTTTTTCAGCTCTCGGATGCAAATAGAAAAAAAGCTGAAGAATACTTCGTCCTTGCAGAAAAACACGTTGATAATGAAGAAATTAAAAAGGCTGTCAAATACTATAAACTTGCCATAAAATATAGTCCTGCGTACGTGGAAGCTTATTATAATCTGGGGAAAGTATATGATAAGCAGGATAAACTGGATAAGGCTATATCTCAATACACGTTCGCTCTTAAGTATAATCCTAAATATATCAAGGCTTATAATTGTTTAATGGAGATTTATAAAAAACTTGGGCAAATTGAACAAATGGCAGGGCATTACAAGTTTGCCATCTCTTATGACCCCAAATATAGCTGGGCATATTTTAATCTCGCCGGGCTCTATTTTGATTTAAATAATACTCCAGATGCTATAAAAAACTTGAAGCTTGCCGTAAAGCATAGTCCTCAATATTCTGACAGTTATAACAATCTTGGAGTTATTTATTGGAAACAGGGTAAATTAGAGAAAGCTGAAGAGCAATATAAACTCGCTATTAAGCATGATCCGAAACATGTTGTTTCTTACAATAACTTAGGCGCTGTATATTTGCAGGAAGATAAGCTGGCACAAGCCGAAAAGCAATTAAAACTTGCTATAAAATACGACCCGAAATTCTATTATGCTTATTACAATCTGGGATTGGTTTACGCAAAACAGGCTAAGCCGGAACTATCTGTCGCTCAAATGAAATTTGCTATTAGTAATAATCATTACCTATCAGATACTGCCAATAATCGCGGTATTGCTTATTACCAAAGACAATGGAGAAATTAA
- a CDS encoding 6-phosphofructokinase, with protein sequence MSTKACGNAVIGQSGGPTCVINQSLVGAIIEAGKHPEIQKFYGAWHGIKGILDENFIDLGAQDSSVLEKVANTPSAALGSVRKKPTEEECEKIFKIFKKNNIRYFFYIGGNDSAETADIINQLANKSGYDLTSYHIPKTIDNDLLVTDHCPGYGSAAKFVAMAIMGDNLDNGAIPGIKVNIIMGRHAGFLTAASALGRQHENDGPHLIYVPEIPFSKDKFIKDVKDVYNRLGRCQIAASEGISDDKGNPIFQSGVKDAHGNVQLSGSGGLGDMLIELIKQNIPGKLRARADTFGYLQRCFPGIVSESDAEEARRIGEFAVKSAVKSELKDGSVAIKGSGLFITPLHSVAKNTRGMPRDYMNEKGNNVTEKFLAYARPLVGKLPEIGKLKI encoded by the coding sequence ATGAGTACAAAAGCATGTGGAAACGCTGTTATAGGCCAATCAGGCGGGCCAACGTGTGTTATTAATCAGAGCTTAGTTGGTGCAATAATAGAAGCAGGCAAACATCCGGAAATTCAAAAATTTTATGGTGCATGGCATGGCATAAAAGGAATACTTGATGAGAATTTTATTGATTTGGGGGCACAGGACTCCTCAGTTCTTGAAAAAGTAGCCAACACACCATCTGCTGCACTTGGTTCTGTTAGGAAAAAACCTACTGAAGAGGAATGTGAAAAAATATTTAAGATATTCAAGAAGAATAATATCAGATATTTCTTTTATATTGGAGGTAATGATTCAGCAGAAACAGCAGATATTATAAATCAACTTGCAAACAAATCAGGCTATGATTTAACGTCTTACCATATACCAAAGACTATTGATAATGACTTGCTTGTTACTGACCACTGTCCAGGTTATGGTTCTGCGGCAAAATTTGTTGCAATGGCAATAATGGGTGATAATCTTGATAACGGTGCTATCCCTGGAATTAAAGTTAACATTATTATGGGGAGACATGCAGGATTTTTAACTGCCGCTTCTGCTCTTGGCAGACAACATGAGAATGATGGCCCGCATCTGATCTATGTGCCTGAAATTCCATTCTCAAAAGATAAGTTTATCAAGGATGTTAAAGATGTTTATAACAGACTGGGACGATGCCAGATAGCCGCTTCTGAAGGAATAAGTGATGACAAAGGCAACCCGATTTTTCAATCCGGAGTTAAGGATGCTCATGGAAATGTACAATTGAGCGGCTCCGGAGGACTTGGAGATATGCTGATAGAGCTTATTAAACAAAACATTCCCGGCAAGCTTAGAGCTAGAGCTGATACATTTGGTTATTTACAAAGATGTTTTCCCGGTATTGTTTCTGAATCGGATGCAGAAGAAGCAAGACGTATTGGAGAATTTGCAGTAAAGAGTGCTGTGAAAAGCGAGCTCAAAGACGGAAGTGTTGCAATAAAAGGAAGCGGGCTTTTCATAACCCCTCTTCATTCTGTTGCTAAGAATACACGAGGCATGCCCAGAGACTACATGAACGAGAAAGGCAACAACGTAACGGAAAAGTTTCTTGCATATGCAAGACCTTTAGTAGGGAAATTACCCGAAATTGGGAAATTAAAAATATAG
- the tkt gene encoding transketolase yields the protein MQFNKKDTLSINTIKMLSVDAVQKANSGHPGLPMGVADYAYVVWTRFLRYNPKDITWINRDRFVLSGGHGSMLLYSLLHLSGFDLSLEELKNFRQWDSKTPGHPEYGMTPGVETTTGPLGQGFANGVGMAISAKIFENRFNTDHIKLFDSYVYGIVTDGDLMEGISAEAASFAGHLGLGNIIYFYDDNHITIEGDTSLTFSEDVGKRFEAYDWQVIKIDPYNLREIAEAIESGQKEKNKPTLIIGRTNIAKGSPNKQDSASAHGEPLGEEEVKLTKENIGWPLEPSFYIPGETKEIFGKCNEKNLLIYKDWENKLEEYKTKYPQKAEALNNWLNKEIPENIADTLPSFENKPVATRNAAGEVMQAIAEKVPFLIGGSADLSPSTKTILKKYESINRVKFSGRNMHFGIREHCMGGVLNGMSLFGGIIPYGSTFFVFSDYMRPSIRLAAIMKQQVIYVFTHDSIFVGEDGPTHEPVEQAASLRLIPNLTVIRPADASETPAAWIEALKNKNGPTAILLTRQKIPVIDRNKYPSAKNLSKGAYVLIDSKSRVPELVIIASGSEVSICMEATERLNKEGHNARLVNIPSVEIFEAQSGSYIEKVIPSLCRQRLVVEAGSTAGWCKYAGLDGKVLGIDEFGASAPYEILAEKFGFTADNVYKKALEIIKR from the coding sequence ATGCAATTTAATAAAAAAGATACTCTCTCAATAAATACAATAAAAATGCTCTCAGTAGATGCTGTACAAAAAGCCAATTCAGGGCACCCTGGGCTTCCAATGGGAGTTGCGGATTATGCATATGTAGTCTGGACCAGATTTTTAAGATATAATCCCAAAGATATTACGTGGATAAATAGAGATAGATTTGTTCTTTCCGGCGGACATGGTTCAATGCTTCTTTACTCATTGCTTCATTTGAGCGGGTTTGACTTATCACTTGAAGAACTTAAAAATTTCAGGCAGTGGGATAGTAAGACTCCGGGACATCCTGAATATGGGATGACACCAGGAGTTGAGACAACAACCGGTCCTCTTGGGCAGGGATTTGCAAATGGAGTTGGTATGGCAATATCGGCAAAAATCTTTGAAAACAGGTTTAATACAGACCATATTAAACTCTTTGATTCCTATGTTTACGGCATAGTAACCGATGGGGATCTAATGGAAGGTATTAGCGCAGAAGCAGCGTCTTTTGCAGGGCATCTTGGACTCGGAAATATTATATACTTCTATGATGACAATCACATTACTATTGAAGGAGATACTTCTCTTACCTTTAGTGAAGATGTAGGAAAACGCTTTGAAGCATATGACTGGCAAGTAATAAAAATTGACCCGTATAATCTTCGGGAAATTGCAGAGGCGATTGAATCAGGACAAAAAGAAAAAAATAAGCCAACCTTAATTATAGGCAGAACTAATATCGCAAAAGGATCTCCTAATAAACAGGACTCGGCATCTGCACACGGCGAGCCTTTAGGAGAAGAAGAAGTAAAACTGACAAAGGAAAACATTGGCTGGCCTCTTGAACCTTCATTTTATATACCAGGGGAAACAAAGGAAATCTTTGGAAAATGTAATGAAAAAAATCTTTTAATCTATAAAGACTGGGAAAACAAGCTGGAAGAATACAAAACAAAATATCCACAAAAAGCAGAGGCTCTGAACAACTGGCTGAATAAAGAAATCCCAGAAAATATAGCAGACACTTTACCAAGCTTTGAAAACAAACCGGTTGCAACACGAAATGCTGCTGGTGAAGTAATGCAGGCTATTGCAGAAAAAGTTCCTTTTCTTATCGGCGGTTCAGCAGATCTTTCTCCGTCTACAAAGACAATCCTGAAAAAATACGAATCTATAAACAGAGTGAAATTCAGTGGACGCAACATGCATTTTGGTATAAGAGAACACTGCATGGGCGGAGTATTGAATGGCATGTCTCTTTTTGGTGGCATTATTCCATATGGCTCTACTTTTTTTGTCTTCTCAGACTATATGAGACCTTCTATACGGCTTGCAGCTATTATGAAGCAGCAGGTAATCTATGTTTTTACACATGACAGTATTTTTGTTGGAGAAGACGGTCCAACTCATGAACCCGTTGAGCAAGCAGCTTCACTTCGTTTGATACCCAACTTAACAGTAATAAGACCGGCTGACGCCTCTGAGACACCTGCTGCATGGATAGAGGCTCTTAAAAACAAAAATGGGCCAACTGCTATTCTCCTGACAAGACAAAAAATTCCTGTAATTGACAGGAATAAATATCCATCAGCAAAAAACCTTTCTAAAGGGGCGTATGTGCTAATAGATAGCAAGTCCAGAGTACCAGAACTTGTTATTATTGCTTCTGGCTCTGAAGTCAGTATTTGTATGGAAGCAACAGAGCGACTGAATAAGGAAGGACATAATGCGAGACTTGTGAATATACCAAGTGTCGAAATATTTGAAGCACAGTCTGGATCATATATTGAAAAAGTTATTCCATCATTATGCAGGCAGAGATTGGTAGTTGAAGCCGGCTCAACTGCAGGATGGTGCAAATATGCAGGATTAGATGGAAAAGTGCTCGGAATTGATGAATTTGGAGCTTCTGCGCCATATGAAATATTAGCAGAAAAGTTCGGGTTTACTGCTGATAATGTGTATAAGAAAGCATTGGAAATAATAAAAAGATAA
- the budA gene encoding acetolactate decarboxylase, producing the protein MKKKEQATPDTSRVYLCAPVNALVEGLYEQKIPFTQIKQYGDFGLGTFDKLDGEMVMLDGEIYQITAEGFVRKVNEQESTPFACVTFYKPLSHDKVETELSYAEFQEWLYRLLPSSNIIYAIRVEGRFSYMRLRSVPKQENYRPLVEVAKDQQVFTFRDIVGTLVGFFTPSFISSLSVPGLHLHFLSSDRQRGGHLLECQPKQVRVGVQFISTLELAFPMSLDYLTCDFHREPKQDLEKVEK; encoded by the coding sequence ATGAAGAAAAAAGAACAGGCTACACCTGACACGAGTCGTGTTTACCTGTGCGCTCCTGTGAATGCACTCGTTGAAGGACTCTATGAACAAAAAATTCCTTTTACGCAGATAAAACAGTACGGTGATTTTGGTTTAGGCACCTTTGACAAGTTGGATGGCGAGATGGTTATGCTCGACGGGGAGATTTATCAAATCACTGCCGAAGGATTCGTCCGTAAAGTTAACGAACAAGAATCGACGCCGTTTGCCTGTGTCACTTTTTATAAGCCTTTGAGTCATGATAAGGTTGAAACAGAATTGTCTTATGCTGAATTTCAAGAATGGCTATATAGACTATTGCCATCGTCCAATATTATTTATGCCATTCGGGTTGAAGGACGATTTTCCTATATGCGGCTCCGTTCAGTGCCGAAGCAGGAGAATTATCGGCCTTTGGTGGAAGTCGCCAAGGATCAACAGGTTTTTACTTTTAGAGACATTGTGGGCACCTTGGTAGGGTTTTTTACGCCTTCATTTATTAGTTCGTTGAGTGTACCTGGCCTGCATCTCCATTTTCTTTCATCTGATCGGCAACGGGGTGGACATTTACTGGAATGTCAACCTAAGCAAGTGCGTGTGGGAGTGCAGTTTATTTCGACCTTAGAACTGGCGTTTCCCATGAGTTTGGATTATTTGACATGTGACTTTCATCGCGAGCCAAAACAGGACTTGGAAAAAGTCGAGAAGTGA
- a CDS encoding DUF3750 domain-containing protein, which yields MKILKLLPAFVLMGLILSNCSSGKDWRTASREPAGIAPDPAVTKEAVLHVYGAKAWGWRGWFAIHTWIAAKRTGEASYTVYDVVGWRGYHGQPVLRITQDVPDRYWYGEKPRILKEHRGTGVDELIDAVDKAARAYPWKTKYKAFPGPNSNTFTAWIAKLVPKLELDLPFSAIGSGYGSKGK from the coding sequence ATGAAAATCTTGAAACTACTGCCGGCTTTTGTCCTGATGGGATTGATTTTGTCGAACTGTTCTTCTGGTAAAGACTGGCGCACCGCCAGCCGCGAACCTGCTGGGATCGCACCCGACCCTGCCGTGACAAAAGAAGCGGTTCTTCACGTCTACGGTGCCAAGGCCTGGGGCTGGCGTGGCTGGTTTGCCATTCACACCTGGATTGCAGCCAAGCGGACCGGCGAAGCCTCTTACACGGTGTATGACGTGGTCGGTTGGCGCGGTTATCACGGCCAGCCGGTCCTGAGGATTACCCAGGACGTCCCCGACCGCTACTGGTATGGCGAGAAACCACGGATTCTCAAAGAGCATAGAGGAACGGGAGTAGACGAACTGATTGATGCCGTCGACAAGGCTGCCCGTGCTTACCCATGGAAAACGAAATACAAGGCCTTTCCAGGTCCCAACAGCAACACCTTTACCGCCTGGATCGCCAAGCTGGTGCCGAAACTGGAACTAGACCTCCCCTTTTCTGCCATCGGCAGTGGTTACGGATCCAAAGGGAAATGA
- the holA gene encoding DNA polymerase III subunit delta — protein MLENRLSKQSNLIKKIKNGDPPNLFLIFGGESYLVEDTAKKIINILLPGDKKEFGLEIVHAKDTDIKSIISAIKTPSLLGLKRVVWIKDCENLLGKNSEGFDETIEHDIPANTYVILTAEQADKKIGEVIEFSSFKENKKSDRNQLYEFVQLKLKKSAKQLSPIAFEYLLSFTGVNLRQIINELDKLELYCNGKDNITEDDINILVPESIEYASFAMSDAVAEKNLPRALKLLEEFSRTQNTSYSIVPMLTKRIRLLLQIKILIEKDDIPLDIVRKGYYDQKIYSSASKKLSGQHPYLIFRIAQQSLKFQKEELMEDIKKLFETEVAIKTGKVPQKLALELLIAKICKVIS, from the coding sequence GTGTTAGAAAACAGACTAAGTAAACAATCCAATCTGATCAAAAAAATAAAAAACGGAGATCCCCCTAATTTATTCCTGATTTTTGGCGGAGAGAGTTATCTGGTAGAGGACACTGCCAAGAAGATTATCAACATACTATTACCTGGAGATAAAAAAGAGTTTGGATTGGAAATAGTACATGCGAAAGACACAGATATAAAGAGCATTATATCTGCAATAAAGACTCCTTCTTTACTCGGACTTAAACGTGTTGTCTGGATTAAAGATTGTGAAAATCTACTCGGGAAAAATTCTGAAGGATTTGATGAAACGATAGAACATGACATACCCGCTAATACCTATGTAATTTTAACTGCTGAACAGGCGGATAAAAAAATTGGAGAAGTAATTGAATTTTCCTCTTTCAAGGAAAACAAAAAATCAGACAGAAACCAACTATATGAATTTGTACAGCTAAAACTAAAGAAGAGCGCTAAACAGCTCTCTCCAATTGCCTTTGAATATCTACTGTCTTTCACCGGAGTAAATCTCAGGCAAATAATAAATGAACTCGACAAATTAGAACTTTATTGCAATGGCAAAGATAATATTACAGAGGATGATATAAATATACTTGTCCCTGAATCAATAGAATATGCATCATTTGCTATGTCTGATGCAGTTGCAGAGAAAAACCTTCCAAGAGCCTTAAAACTTCTTGAGGAATTCTCTCGTACTCAAAACACTAGCTATAGCATTGTGCCTATGCTGACAAAAAGAATCAGGCTGTTATTGCAGATTAAGATACTTATTGAAAAAGATGACATTCCTCTTGATATAGTCAGAAAAGGATACTATGATCAGAAGATATATAGTTCTGCTTCCAAAAAGCTCTCTGGGCAGCATCCTTACCTCATATTCAGAATAGCTCAGCAAAGTCTAAAATTTCAAAAAGAAGAGCTGATGGAAGATATTAAGAAATTGTTTGAAACAGAGGTTGCTATAAAGACAGGTAAAGTTCCCCAAAAACTGGCATTAGAGCTGCTTATTGCTAAGATTTGCAAGGTGATTTCGTGA
- a CDS encoding ABC transporter ATP-binding protein yields MKQEILVIKDVEKYFSRKTSLWAKHSYVVKAVDGVSFYIGRGEILGLVGESGCGKSTVGKLITGLIPPDKGTIEYLGDKSVNPQLIFQDPVNSLNPRMNINQTLREPLLINRSLSKKNMLPEIKRLIKMVGLDIKMLNKYPHQLSGGQKQRVGIARALAANSELIIADEPTSSLDVSIQAQILNLLSQLQSDFSLSMLFISHDLNIIKYISHRVCVMYLGKIVEQGPCDEIFKRPLHPYTNTLLRGAPAEETSSSLPPSSGCSFYPRCKIAKNRCKSQVPELKQIGKEHYLACHVMYEIFSYTRRVESVRKQTK; encoded by the coding sequence ATGAAACAAGAAATTTTAGTTATAAAGGATGTAGAGAAATATTTCTCGCGGAAAACAAGTCTTTGGGCTAAGCATTCATATGTAGTAAAAGCTGTTGATGGTGTGAGTTTTTATATTGGGCGAGGAGAAATACTTGGACTTGTTGGAGAAAGCGGGTGCGGTAAAAGCACCGTTGGAAAGCTAATAACAGGGCTTATTCCGCCTGATAAAGGAACTATAGAATATCTTGGAGATAAAAGCGTTAACCCGCAACTGATATTTCAGGACCCTGTAAACTCTCTAAATCCAAGAATGAACATAAACCAGACACTTCGCGAGCCATTACTAATAAATAGGTCATTAAGTAAAAAGAATATGTTGCCAGAAATTAAAAGACTTATAAAGATGGTTGGATTAGACATAAAAATGTTAAATAAATATCCCCATCAACTAAGCGGAGGGCAGAAACAGCGTGTTGGCATAGCCAGAGCTTTAGCAGCAAACTCTGAGCTTATAATTGCTGATGAGCCGACTTCATCTCTGGATGTCTCAATACAGGCACAAATACTAAATCTGCTGAGTCAACTACAGTCTGACTTCAGCCTTTCTATGCTCTTTATTTCACATGACTTAAACATAATCAAGTACATAAGTCATCGTGTGTGCGTAATGTATCTTGGTAAAATAGTGGAACAAGGTCCGTGCGATGAAATATTCAAAAGGCCGCTGCATCCTTATACAAATACTTTGCTTCGCGGGGCACCTGCAGAGGAAACATCAAGTTCATTACCGCCATCTTCAGGATGCAGCTTTTATCCGAGATGCAAAATTGCCAAAAATAGATGTAAAAGCCAGGTTCCTGAGTTAAAACAGATAGGTAAAGAGCATTATCTTGCATGTCATGTGATGTATGAAATTTTTTCATATACCAGAAGGGTTGAAAGTGTTAGAAAACAGACTAAGTAA
- a CDS encoding ABC transporter ATP-binding protein has product MKNLLDIQNLKTYFYMEEQILKAVDDVSFSIRAKEIVAIVGESGCGKSTTALSILKLISPPGKIVGGKINFNDTDLLELGNKQLRKIRGNNISMIFQEPLSCLNPTLTIGNQILEAIFTHKSTPKAQAYRDTIDILKTVGLPDQQRIFNTYPHQLSGGMQQRVMIAMALITKPQLLIADEPTTALDVTIQAQILSLLKTLQRKLNMSILLITHDLSIVAQVAQRVVVMYGGEIVEEADVKQIFACPLHPYTEALLKSVPNLKKEKGKLEVIPGSVPNPAEFPTGCRFHPRCREADRICKKAKPGLFEVEKQHFVRCLKR; this is encoded by the coding sequence ATGAAGAATTTACTGGATATTCAAAATCTAAAGACATATTTTTACATGGAAGAACAGATTCTTAAAGCTGTTGATGATGTAAGCTTTTCTATTCGGGCCAAAGAGATTGTAGCGATTGTTGGTGAGAGTGGATGCGGCAAGAGTACAACTGCTCTCTCAATACTAAAGCTCATCTCTCCCCCAGGAAAGATTGTAGGAGGAAAGATAAACTTCAATGATACAGATCTTCTGGAATTAGGGAATAAGCAGTTGAGAAAAATAAGAGGCAATAACATATCCATGATATTTCAAGAACCTCTCTCATGCCTTAATCCAACTCTTACTATTGGAAATCAAATTCTGGAAGCTATCTTCACACACAAATCTACTCCGAAAGCTCAGGCATACAGAGACACAATTGATATCTTAAAAACTGTCGGGCTCCCGGATCAGCAAAGAATATTTAATACATACCCGCATCAACTCAGCGGAGGTATGCAGCAGAGAGTAATGATTGCTATGGCTCTAATTACAAAGCCACAGCTCCTGATCGCAGACGAACCAACAACTGCTCTGGATGTTACTATTCAGGCACAAATACTTTCCCTGCTAAAAACTCTGCAGAGGAAACTCAATATGTCAATTTTATTAATAACTCATGATTTGAGCATAGTGGCTCAAGTTGCCCAGCGAGTTGTAGTAATGTATGGAGGAGAAATTGTAGAAGAGGCAGATGTAAAACAAATTTTTGCCTGCCCTCTACATCCTTATACAGAAGCTCTTCTAAAGTCTGTGCCAAACTTAAAAAAAGAAAAAGGTAAACTGGAAGTTATTCCGGGCTCTGTGCCAAATCCGGCTGAATTTCCCACAGGATGCAGGTTTCATCCAAGATGCAGAGAAGCTGATAGAATATGCAAAAAAGCCAAACCCGGATTGTTTGAAGTTGAGAAACAACATTTTGTTAGATGTTTGAAGAGATAA